One part of the Candidatus Aquiluna sp. UB-MaderosW2red genome encodes these proteins:
- a CDS encoding copper resistance CopC family protein, translating to MKFMRLFATTAALLLITPSASAHEELVDFSPADGEVVQAGLVEISLAFSDELISLGSGGGNEIIITQVDTGILVNNGCAVVEGREASTRLDLDQPGEYNIAWRVVSGDGHPISGSQSFLIENQSDYVAEAGYQFLDCPNAVTQLELTDKAPEASNYWLLWISISAVAVGLFLFLRPKRK from the coding sequence ATGAAGTTTATGCGCCTTTTCGCAACCACGGCAGCTTTGCTGCTGATCACACCCAGCGCGAGTGCGCACGAGGAGCTGGTCGATTTTTCGCCAGCCGATGGCGAGGTGGTTCAGGCTGGGCTAGTGGAAATCTCTCTCGCATTTAGCGATGAGCTAATTAGCCTGGGCTCGGGTGGAGGCAATGAAATTATTATCACCCAAGTAGACACTGGCATTCTAGTAAATAACGGCTGCGCGGTTGTTGAGGGTAGGGAGGCGAGCACGAGGTTGGATCTTGACCAGCCCGGTGAATACAACATTGCCTGGCGAGTTGTTTCAGGAGATGGTCACCCGATTTCCGGGAGCCAAAGCTTTCTCATCGAGAACCAAAGCGATTATGTGGCAGAGGCCGGCTACCAATTTTTAGATTGCCCCAATGCCGTAACCCAGCTGGAGCTAACAGACAAGGCCCCAGAGGCGTCTAATTACTGGCTCCTTTGGATATCAATTAGTGCAGTGGCAGTTGGGCTATTTCTTTTTTTGCGGCCCAAGCGCAAATAG